The DNA sequence GTGCGTAAACAGGCCCAGGCGGTTGCCGAATCCCTGCTGGAAGAAATTGAGCTGCAACCCTTTACCTATTGCGATCCGGATGATACTAATGCAGCCACTGCAACTGGGGCGTTTGTAGGCGCCGGGGGGTGTGCTACCACCGTAGAGGCTATGGGGCCGGAAGGTGAAACTCGATATGCCGCCCCCCAGTTTGATAACGTCAATGACTATCACGGTTTTACCATGAATCCGATTGTAGATATCAATAATAGCCCGATTGCAGGGCTTGCCGGATTTACTGCGACAGTGACCATTTCCCAGGCGG is a window from the Sulfurirhabdus autotrophica genome containing:
- a CDS encoding type IV pilus modification PilV family protein, which gives rise to MCIPEIVLNKMAFRQKGVSLVELIMFIMIISIGVAGILSVMNVTTANSADPMVRKQAQAVAESLLEEIELQPFTYCDPDDTNAATATGAFVGAGGCATTVEAMGPEGETRYAAPQFDNVNDYHGFTMNPIVDINNSPIAGLAGFTATVTISQAGAAFSLPAADVLQIDVRVTSGNIDIPMTGYRFRYAPNAVP